Proteins encoded by one window of Aspergillus puulaauensis MK2 DNA, chromosome 4, nearly complete sequence:
- the erg20 gene encoding bifunctional (2E,6E)-farnesyl diphosphate synthase/dimethylallyltranstransferase (BUSCO:EOG092633US;~COG:H;~EggNog:ENOG410PFX3;~InterPro:IPR033749,IPR039702,IPR008949,IPR000092;~PFAM:PF00348;~go_function: GO:0016765 - transferase activity, transferring alkyl or aryl (other than methyl) groups [Evidence IEA];~go_process: GO:0008299 - isoprenoid biosynthetic process [Evidence IEA]), which produces MAAPTPRAAFEAVFPSLREAMLDHAKKYNLPENALEWFSKNIDTNVPGGKLNRGLSVPDTGLALLKQPLTDEQYKDLATLGWLTELLQAFFLVSDDLMDGSITRRGQPCWYRHQGVGLIAINDAFLLESGIYVILKKQFRSHPAYVDLIELFHETTWQTELGQLCDLITAPEDKVDLDNFSMEKYMFIVTYKTAYYSFYLPVALALHYLQLATPENLRQAHDILIPLGQYFQVQDDYLDAYGDPEVIGKIGTDIQDNKCSWLVNQALQRCNAEQRKVLDTAYGRKDGELEAKVKELFRELDLETVYKEYEEKIVGELKTKIAAVNEAEGLKKEVFEAFLGKIYKRSK; this is translated from the exons ATGGCTGCACCCACCCCTCGTGCTGCCTTCGAGGCagtcttcccctccttgCGAGAGGCCATGCTTGACCATGCGAAGAAGTACAATCTGCCCGAAAATGCCCTGGAATGGTTCAGCAAG AACATCGACACGAACGTCCCTGGTGGCAAGCTCAACCGCGGCCTCTCCGTTCCCGATACTGGCCTGGCACTTTTGAAGCAGCCATTGACAGACGAGCAATACAAGGACCTTGCTAcgctgggctggctgacCGAATTGCTTCAGGCCTTTTTCCTGGTCAGCGATGACCTTATGGATGGATCAATCACCCGCCGTGGCCAACCCTGCTGGTATCGTCACCAGGGTGTCGGTCTGATCGCCATTAACGACGCCTTCCTCCTCGAGTCCGGTATCTATGTCATCCTCAAGAAACAGTTCCGCTCCCACCCTGCCTACGTCGACCTGATTGAGCTGTTCCACGAGACCACCTGGCAGACTGAGCTGGGCCAGCTGTGCGACCTGATCACCGCGCCCGAAGACAAggtcgacctcgacaactTCTCCATGGAGAAGTACATGTTCATTGTCACCTACAAGACCGCCTACTACAGCTTCTATCTCCCTGTTGCCCTGGCCCTCCACTACCTCCAGCTTGCTACCCCCGAGAACCTCCGCCAGGCCCACGACATCCTCATCCCGCTCGGCCAGTATTTCCAGGTTCAGGACGACTACCTTGACGCTTACGGCGACCCCGAAGTTATTGGAAAGATTGGAACGGATATCCAGGATAACAAGTGTTCTTGGTTGGTAAACCAGGCCCTGCAGCGTTGCAACGCCGAGCAGCGCAAGGTGCTCGACACTGCATATGGCCGCAAGGACGGTGAACTCGAggccaaggtcaaggagcTCTTCCGCGAATTGGACCTGGAAACGGTGTACAAGGAGTACGAGGAGAAGATTGTCGGCGAGCTCAAGACGAAAATTGCGGCCGTCAACGAGGCGGAGGGATTGAAGAAGGAGGTTTTCGAAGCCTTCCTCGGCAAGATCTACAAGCGCAGCAAATAA
- the CDC23 gene encoding anaphase promoting complex subunit CDC23 (BUSCO:EOG092613S3;~COG:D;~EggNog:ENOG410PG1F;~InterPro:IPR011990,IPR036915,IPR019734,IPR007192, IPR013026;~PFAM:PF13432,PF04049,PF13181,PF13414;~go_component: GO:0005680 - anaphase-promoting complex [Evidence IEA];~go_function: GO:0005515 - protein binding [Evidence IEA];~go_process: GO:0030071 - regulation of mitotic metaphase/anaphase transition [Evidence IEA]), with the protein MAASFTEDNIKELKYRLEDAAIKCSERCLYQSAKWAAEILDSIVAVDNYDTDPDSPMDITDPSPPQNPYLRTQDPLEAALEAQESHKYLLAKSYFDTREYDRCASVFLPPTIPPVSLSTSSPNPKPKLSLTPQKGKPKASPQAGTIESSATRNPYPKLSQKSLFLALYAKYLAGEKRKNEETEMVLGPADGGATVNRELPDLARGLEGWFSSRQEKGVEDQNHGWLEYLYGIILIKGRNEEEARKWLIRSVHLNPFHWGAWQELNDLLSSTEDLKQVVEHLPQNIMTLIFHVHCSQELYQATEDTYQALSELETIFPSSAFLKTQRALLYYHSKDFEEASHIFTDILITSPHRLDSLDHYSNILYVMGARPQLAFVAQVATATDKFRPETCCVVGNYYSLKSEHEKAVMYFRRALTLDRNFLSAWTLMGHEYIEMKNTHAAIESYRRAVDVNRKDYRAWYGLGQAYEVLDMSFYALFYYQRAAALRPYDPKMWQAVGSCYAKMGRVEQSIKSLKRALVAGSYYAEDPSQHLPGRKILDPETLHQIASLYERLDDEEEAAAYMELTLQQETGGQPNADEESDLSDTDDDDQTASGTNHRRARRRQTEDEEDTWYGTGPTATTSKARLWLARWSLRHGDLERADQLAAELCQDGVEVEEAKALMRDVRARREGGGE; encoded by the exons ATGGCCGCCAGTTTTACAGAAGACAATATCAAGGAGCTAAAATACAGACTCGAGGACGCGGCTATCAAATGTTCTGAACGCTGTCTGTACCAGTCTGCCAAATG GGCGGCCGAAATCCTGGATTCGATCGTCGCCGTTGACAACTATGACACGGATCCCGACTCTCCGATGGACATTACAgatccatctcctccgcagaACCCCTACCTACGAACACAGGATCCGTTAGAAGCTGCACTTGAAGCGCAAGAATCTCACAAATACCTCCTGGCAAAATCATATTTTGACACCCGTGAATATGATCGCTGCGCGTCGGTTTTTCTTCCCCCGACAATACCGCCAGTCTCATTATCTACATCGTCACCGAATCCGAAACCCAAATTGTCATTGACGCCGCAAAAGGGCAAGCCGAAGGCATCTCCACAAGCCGGAACAATAGAAAGCAGCGCGACAAGGAACCCGTACCCGAAACTTAGTCAGAAGTCATTGTTCCTCGCGCTATACGCAAAGTATCTCGCAGGCGAAAAGCGAAAGAATGAAGAGACGGAGATGGTTTTGGGCCCAGCAGATGGAGGTGCAACCGTGAACCGAGAGCTCCCAGATCTGGCCCGTGGCCTAGAGGGTTGGTTCAGCTCGCGCCAGGAAAAGGGCGTTGAAGATCAAAACCACGGATGGCTCGAGTACCTGTACGGGATTATTCTCATCAAAGGGAgaaacgaggaagaggcgagGAAATGGTTGATAAGGAGTGTTCATTTGAATCCTTTCCATTGGGGTGCATGGCAAGAATTGAACGACCTGCTTTCGAGCACTGAAGAT TTGAAACAAGTTGTCGAGCACCTTCCTCAAAACATTATGACTCTCATCTTCCACGTTCATTGCAGCCAAGAGCTGTACCAAGCTACTGAAGACACTTACCAAGCCCTCTCGGAACTCGAAACTATCTTCCCTAGCAGCGCCTTCCTGAAGACACAAAGAGCTTTGCTCTATTACCACTCCAAAG ACTTCGAGGAAGCATCGCATATATTTACCGATATCTTGATCACATCCCCCCACCGTCTCGACAGTCTGGACCACTACTCTAATATCCTCTATGTGATGGGCGCACGACCCCAATTGGCCTTCGTAGCCCAGGTTGCGACCGCCACGGACAAATTCCGCCCAGAAACATGCTGTGTCGTAGGAAATTACTATTCCCTGAAATCGGAACACGAAAAGGCAGTCATGTATTTCCGGCGTGCTTTAACCCTAGATCGCAACTTCCTCTCCGCCTGGACCCTCATGGGCCACGAGTACATCGAGATGAAAAACACCCACGCCGCCATTGAATCATATCGGCGCGCCGTCGACGTGAACCGCAAGGACTACCGCGCCTGGTACGGTCTTGGTCAGGCCTACGAAGTCCTAGACATGTCGTTCTACGCGCTTTTCTATTACCAACGCGCGGCAGCACTCCGCCCTTACGATCCCAAAATGTGGCAGGCCGTCGGCTCCTGCTACGCAAAGATGGGTCGCGTCGAGCAAAGCATCAAATCCCTCAAGCGAGCACTCGTTGCAGGCTCATATTACGCTGAAGACCCTTCGCAACACTTACCGGGCCGAAAAATCCTCGACCCAGAAACACTCCACCAGATAGCAAGTCTATACGAGCgtctcgacgacgaggaggaagccgCCGCTTACATGGAACTTACATTACAACAAGAGACTGGCGGACAACCAAACGCCGACGAGGAATCCGATCTATCAGACACCGATGATGACGACCAGACTGCCTCGGGTACGAATCACCGGCGCGCAAGGAGGCGCCAGacagaagacgaagaagataccTGGTACGGCACGGGTCCGACGGCTACAACGTCCAAGGCGCGATTATGGCTCGCCCGGTGGTCTTTGCGACACGGGGATTTGGAACGTGCGGATCAGCTCGCTGCAGAATTATGCCAGGATGGAgtggaggttgaagaggccAAGGCGCTGATGAGGGATGTCCGGGCAAGACGAGAAGGGGGCGGCGAATGA